One Haloterrigena salifodinae DNA window includes the following coding sequences:
- a CDS encoding tubulin-like doman-containing protein, whose protein sequence is MNLPERIFSVGGAGKQIALELLESEWVLREILQPRRNPQSVRVTILDTAEEEENSDRERIADIRERVATLKSELRETGTGRPGDISIEYKMITRNIQLNDQNDLIGETAVPRIAAGNGMDENDWWVEEQHINENLDFATGVVRKRGLGKAMYYKAYAEDDELSTYIDLPDKGKVAVLAGLGGGTGSGIVIDLARHLQKKQRTAEITLFGILPNHTEGIRENANAFAALSELEYLNLIDEPAFKDRVLLPIDPTGFDGKGGNKIQNGQLLQEFDEAIVYLIAAYYNTVGTEDPFADSPTYAPFTIGIPQILRYNVEAINEGRTALREILSAKEEAVQAERDIYTQIERFLDNHYDGPSGEGLRDLDRADLNERFDELRSLLDFELFNELEYESVSIFSEIISDAEKESEDISERIDIISGSLRAVDTAGQQAGRFVDNIDENLAEALEADLKAIVQRHRLLVQKQSIDDSRVRDAVEYLINNDDGSGNPGVKLNRLETQLSDISDQRARLEDELEETVEELERLEAEQAEEIDRKVRDWERDVTQTLEQYQAVDVEAIRSDLSALTRELEQFVSETVNARNDTDVEQVSTQEITQQLDGIETELDRVGIDFHEQRSDIETSIAALKETRKAALTMNTEAGTIEKLTPWSGKTEQAKEEAHRNFRVQKNKLDERGVFSVGPPGSSFSAEVEYNDGALLDELQARTRELEDEIVNELAHRLESFGADRRREIESELDHGADFGRLREIAREAFKAEIGGTDDVRERKADLEDELEELEQGYETYEATVDLFEELNQRREAYANRLAEFNRKRNEYDAETSTRSVATERDESVYVKNIKPNDVFRATGDEGIGDSDLFNSREENQRVHSSLEDLVENVFNEQYSGIKKRSFSKGRQRYNDIKVRVGVLSQAVHQIDPDALDFENQFNSAFDLGASGNRVENPYTTWQHDIGDSWDIGVSAFIDGIFLDNLRKMVQADGYRSGYEKRWSELGDDILIHHNHGLEEGYYVRRNEMLNMESDDDVGFYLQDEPDIVQGLLDEYVDVVSVADEVDGDDGTDTDTDTDTDERTTADDQTYEFSGGVQ, encoded by the coding sequence ATGAATTTACCAGAACGAATCTTCTCAGTCGGGGGTGCAGGAAAGCAAATCGCGTTGGAGCTACTCGAATCGGAGTGGGTCCTTCGCGAGATTCTGCAGCCACGACGGAATCCGCAGTCCGTGCGCGTAACAATTCTTGATACGGCCGAAGAAGAGGAGAACTCGGACCGAGAGCGAATCGCCGATATTCGCGAACGGGTCGCGACGCTGAAATCGGAGCTTCGGGAGACCGGAACCGGTCGTCCCGGCGACATCTCGATCGAGTACAAGATGATCACCCGGAACATCCAACTCAACGACCAGAACGATCTGATCGGTGAGACCGCGGTGCCGCGGATCGCGGCCGGGAACGGGATGGACGAAAACGACTGGTGGGTCGAGGAACAGCACATCAACGAGAACCTCGACTTCGCGACCGGCGTCGTCCGGAAACGAGGGCTCGGAAAGGCCATGTACTACAAGGCCTACGCGGAGGACGACGAACTGTCGACCTACATCGACCTCCCGGACAAGGGGAAGGTCGCCGTTCTCGCCGGACTCGGCGGCGGCACCGGCTCCGGGATCGTCATCGATCTGGCGCGTCACCTCCAGAAGAAACAGCGAACCGCGGAGATCACGCTGTTCGGCATCCTCCCGAACCACACCGAGGGGATCCGAGAGAACGCAAACGCCTTCGCCGCCCTCTCGGAACTCGAGTACCTCAACCTGATCGACGAACCCGCGTTCAAGGATCGCGTCCTCCTGCCGATCGATCCGACGGGCTTCGACGGCAAGGGCGGGAACAAGATCCAGAACGGGCAGCTGTTACAGGAGTTCGACGAAGCGATCGTCTACCTGATCGCCGCCTACTACAATACCGTCGGCACCGAGGACCCGTTCGCGGACTCGCCGACGTACGCGCCGTTCACGATCGGGATCCCCCAGATCCTCCGGTACAACGTCGAAGCGATCAACGAGGGACGGACCGCCCTTCGCGAGATCCTCTCGGCCAAGGAGGAAGCCGTGCAGGCCGAACGAGACATCTACACGCAGATCGAACGGTTCCTCGACAACCACTACGACGGCCCCAGCGGCGAGGGCCTCCGGGACCTCGACCGCGCGGACTTGAACGAGCGCTTCGACGAACTCCGATCGCTCCTCGACTTCGAACTGTTCAACGAACTCGAGTACGAGTCGGTCTCGATCTTCTCGGAGATCATCTCGGACGCCGAAAAGGAAAGCGAGGATATCTCCGAGCGGATCGACATCATCTCGGGGTCGCTCCGGGCCGTCGATACCGCCGGTCAGCAGGCCGGGCGGTTCGTCGACAACATCGACGAGAACCTCGCCGAAGCGCTCGAAGCGGACCTGAAGGCGATCGTCCAGCGACACCGACTGCTCGTCCAGAAGCAGTCGATCGACGACAGCCGCGTCAGAGACGCCGTCGAGTACCTCATTAACAACGACGACGGCAGCGGCAACCCCGGTGTGAAACTCAACCGCCTCGAGACGCAGCTCTCCGATATTTCCGACCAGCGCGCCCGACTCGAGGACGAACTCGAGGAAACCGTCGAGGAACTCGAGCGACTCGAAGCGGAGCAGGCCGAGGAGATCGACCGGAAGGTTCGCGACTGGGAACGCGACGTGACCCAGACGCTCGAGCAGTACCAGGCGGTCGACGTCGAGGCCATCCGCAGCGACCTCTCGGCGCTGACGCGCGAACTCGAGCAGTTCGTCTCGGAGACCGTCAACGCTCGAAACGACACCGACGTCGAGCAGGTCTCAACCCAGGAGATAACCCAGCAACTCGACGGTATCGAAACCGAACTCGACCGCGTTGGGATCGACTTCCACGAACAGCGCAGCGACATCGAAACGTCGATAGCGGCCCTCAAGGAGACGCGGAAGGCGGCCTTGACGATGAACACCGAGGCGGGAACCATCGAAAAGCTCACGCCGTGGTCCGGAAAGACCGAGCAGGCGAAGGAGGAGGCCCACCGCAACTTCCGCGTCCAGAAGAACAAGCTCGACGAGCGGGGCGTGTTCAGCGTCGGTCCGCCGGGTTCGTCGTTCAGCGCGGAGGTCGAGTACAACGACGGCGCGCTCCTCGACGAACTGCAGGCGCGAACGCGCGAACTCGAGGACGAAATCGTCAACGAACTCGCCCACCGACTCGAGTCGTTCGGCGCGGACCGCCGCCGCGAGATCGAATCGGAACTCGATCATGGCGCCGACTTCGGTCGCCTCCGGGAGATCGCTCGCGAGGCGTTCAAAGCCGAAATCGGCGGCACCGACGACGTTCGAGAACGCAAGGCGGATCTCGAGGACGAACTCGAGGAACTCGAGCAGGGGTACGAGACCTACGAGGCGACGGTTGACCTCTTCGAGGAACTCAACCAGCGCCGCGAGGCGTACGCGAACCGCCTCGCCGAGTTCAACCGGAAACGCAACGAGTACGACGCGGAAACGTCGACCCGCTCGGTCGCGACCGAGCGCGACGAGTCGGTGTACGTCAAGAACATCAAGCCGAACGACGTCTTCCGGGCGACCGGCGACGAGGGGATCGGCGACAGCGATCTGTTTAACAGCCGCGAGGAGAACCAGCGGGTCCACAGCTCCCTCGAGGATCTCGTCGAGAACGTCTTCAACGAACAGTACTCCGGGATCAAGAAGCGGAGCTTCAGCAAGGGCCGACAGCGGTACAACGATATCAAGGTCCGCGTCGGCGTGTTGAGCCAGGCGGTCCATCAGATCGATCCGGACGCCCTCGACTTCGAGAACCAGTTCAACAGCGCGTTCGATCTCGGTGCGAGCGGCAACCGCGTCGAGAACCCGTACACGACCTGGCAGCACGATATCGGCGACAGCTGGGACATCGGCGTGAGCGCCTTTATCGACGGCATCTTCCTCGACAACCTGCGGAAGATGGTTCAGGCCGACGGCTACCGCTCCGGCTACGAGAAGCGTTGGTCCGAACTGGGTGACGACATCCTCATCCACCACAACCACGGGCTCGAGGAGGGCTACTACGTCCGACGGAACGAGATGCTCAACATGGAGAGCGACGACGACGTCGGCTTCTATCTCCAGGACGAACCCGACATCGTTCAGGGGCTGTTGGACGAGTACGTCGACGTCGTGTCCGTGGCTGATGAGGTGGACGGCGACGACGGCACCGATACCGATACCGATACCGATACCGACGAACGGACGACTGCAGACGATCAGACCTACGAGTTCAGCGGTGGAGTGCAATGA
- a CDS encoding aminotransferase class III-fold pyridoxal phosphate-dependent enzyme, which translates to MDRENTVPRVASFPGSKSKRWVEFHQNTAAPSTYVYDFVWDVTEDATGPFCTDADGNVLMDFTSHVAAAPLGYNHPTLTERLREFDLVDPMKIAGQDFYVSTGGTPEESSLPGPAHLMDELTEISSQYDMDTVFLSNSGAEAVENAMKICYDDCETPKYAITFDDAFHGRTLGALSLNRSKSVYRRKFPEISGVHDVEYSEHGLNRLRTKLGDSGHIPPEEVGFLILEPIQGEGGYNVPSASFMSELDDICSTHDIPIVVDEIQSGVGRTGEMWAVDHFDIEPDVITSAKALRVGATISRSDIFPEEEARLSSTWGAGDILASMQGALTLSIIEEENLLDNATELGTYFRDRLREVAEQTSILTDVRGLGLMIAVEFDTADHRDEAMETALRHGLLTLGCGTKTLRLLPPLDVREREIDICVDIIDDVVDEVADPVSPA; encoded by the coding sequence ATGGACCGTGAGAACACAGTCCCCCGAGTAGCGTCGTTTCCGGGTTCGAAGAGCAAACGATGGGTCGAGTTTCACCAGAACACGGCGGCCCCCAGTACGTACGTCTACGACTTCGTCTGGGACGTAACCGAAGACGCCACGGGGCCGTTCTGTACCGACGCGGACGGAAACGTCCTCATGGACTTTACGAGTCACGTGGCCGCGGCGCCGCTCGGATACAATCACCCGACTCTCACGGAGCGGTTACGGGAGTTCGATCTCGTCGACCCGATGAAGATCGCCGGACAGGATTTCTACGTCAGTACGGGTGGAACGCCCGAGGAATCCTCGTTACCTGGCCCCGCACACCTCATGGACGAACTCACCGAGATCAGCAGTCAGTACGACATGGACACCGTGTTCCTGTCGAACTCGGGCGCCGAAGCGGTCGAAAACGCGATGAAGATTTGCTACGACGACTGTGAGACGCCGAAGTACGCCATTACGTTCGACGACGCGTTCCACGGGCGCACGCTCGGCGCGCTCTCTCTGAATCGCTCGAAATCGGTCTATCGGCGGAAGTTTCCCGAGATCAGCGGCGTCCACGACGTCGAATACTCCGAGCACGGACTCAATCGACTCCGAACGAAACTCGGGGATTCGGGGCACATCCCTCCGGAAGAGGTCGGGTTTCTCATTCTCGAGCCCATTCAGGGAGAGGGCGGCTACAACGTGCCGTCCGCCTCGTTTATGTCGGAGCTGGACGACATCTGCTCGACACACGATATTCCGATCGTCGTCGACGAAATCCAGTCGGGGGTCGGTCGCACCGGCGAGATGTGGGCCGTCGATCACTTCGACATCGAACCGGACGTTATCACGAGCGCGAAGGCGCTCCGAGTCGGTGCGACGATTTCCCGGTCGGATATATTCCCCGAAGAGGAAGCGCGCCTCTCCTCGACGTGGGGGGCTGGCGATATTCTCGCATCGATGCAAGGAGCTCTGACGCTCTCGATCATCGAAGAGGAGAACCTACTGGATAACGCGACAGAACTGGGAACGTACTTCCGAGATCGGCTTCGCGAAGTGGCCGAGCAAACGTCCATTCTGACCGACGTTCGCGGGCTCGGACTGATGATCGCCGTCGAGTTCGATACAGCGGATCACCGCGACGAAGCGATGGAAACGGCACTCCGGCACGGGCTACTGACCCTCGGCTGTGGTACGAAGACGTTGCGTCTGCTCCCGCCGCTCGACGTCCGAGAGCGCGAAATCGACATCTGCGTCGACATCATCGACGACGTCGTCGACGAGGTCGCCGATCCGGTGTCGCCCGCGTAA
- the rocF gene encoding arginase — protein MTMQLESDLHDSAVSSDVAVIGAPIDIGGNRRGADLGPAAIRHAGLEDALSEAGVSVTDIGDVPVSETRTEPADAIQSTTAAIADRVAEALQQGAKPLVLGGDHSIAIGTLRGTARNAKSGVIWFDAHGDYNTPTTSPSGNFHGMPLAAAHGHRDFADADWSIAPSIPEENTVLVGLRSLDEQERDALRRADVTAYTMADIDDRGISAIVDEAIDIAASGTDGVHVSLDLDWLDPRAAPGVGTPVPGGATEREAHLALERLAERDADEDVLRSMDVVEVNPLLDDENTTAEAATDLIASAFGNRII, from the coding sequence ATGACGATGCAACTCGAATCCGATTTGCACGACTCAGCAGTCTCGTCGGACGTCGCAGTCATCGGTGCGCCGATCGATATCGGTGGCAACCGTCGAGGGGCCGACCTCGGCCCGGCCGCCATCAGACACGCCGGCCTCGAAGACGCGCTCTCCGAGGCCGGCGTTTCCGTTACCGACATCGGTGACGTGCCCGTGTCCGAGACCAGAACCGAACCGGCCGATGCCATTCAGTCGACGACCGCGGCTATCGCCGATCGAGTGGCGGAGGCGCTTCAACAGGGCGCCAAGCCGCTCGTTCTGGGCGGCGATCACTCGATCGCGATCGGGACCTTGCGCGGCACCGCTCGGAACGCGAAATCCGGCGTCATCTGGTTCGACGCCCACGGTGATTACAACACGCCCACGACCTCGCCCAGCGGAAACTTCCACGGGATGCCCCTCGCGGCAGCCCACGGACATCGGGATTTCGCCGACGCGGACTGGTCGATCGCCCCGTCGATCCCCGAAGAAAACACGGTCCTCGTCGGACTGCGGAGTCTCGACGAGCAAGAGCGCGATGCGTTGCGCCGAGCAGACGTCACCGCCTATACGATGGCCGATATCGACGATCGCGGCATCTCTGCGATCGTCGACGAGGCCATCGACATTGCAGCCAGCGGTACCGATGGCGTTCACGTGAGTCTGGATCTCGATTGGCTGGACCCGCGCGCGGCTCCCGGCGTCGGGACGCCCGTCCCCGGGGGAGCGACCGAGCGGGAAGCGCATCTCGCGCTCGAGCGACTCGCCGAACGCGACGCCGACGAGGACGTGTTGCGATCGATGGACGTCGTGGAGGTCAATCCGCTTCTCGACGACGAGAACACGACGGCCGAGGCGGCGACGGATCTCATCGCGAGCGCGTTCGGGAATCGTATTATCTGA
- the gdhB gene encoding glutamate dehydrogenase GdhB, with protein MSHATPTVDTEPATEERSMLETVHQHLERAVSALDLSPDMVEQLSHPSKTVEVSIPVRRDSGEVEVFTGCRVQHFEIRGPFKGGLRYHPGVSTEESTALAMLMTWKCAVMDLPFGGAKGGVVVDPQTLSEDERERLTRRFAEELRDFVGPTTDIPAPDLGTDDQTMAWFMDAYSMQQGETVPGVVTGKPTVIGGSHGREAAPGRGVAVVARETLDYYDVPVEETTVAIQGYGSVGANAARRLDEWGANVVAVSDVTGGIYDPTGLDTFDVPSHDENPRGVSEYDAPQRISNEELLTLDVDLLIPAAVGDVLTADNADDVRAELVVEGANGPTTPAADEIFEKRNVPVIPDILANAGGVTVSYFEWLQDINRRQWSPDEVQSELDSEMVDAWNSVRATVAERDVRWRTAAYIVALSRIGEALTARGLWP; from the coding sequence ATGAGTCACGCAACTCCGACGGTAGATACCGAACCGGCGACCGAAGAGAGATCGATGCTCGAGACCGTTCACCAGCACCTCGAACGGGCCGTCTCCGCTCTCGACCTCTCGCCGGACATGGTCGAACAACTCAGCCACCCATCGAAGACCGTCGAGGTGTCGATACCCGTCCGCCGAGACAGCGGTGAGGTAGAGGTGTTCACGGGCTGTCGCGTACAACACTTCGAAATCCGCGGTCCCTTCAAGGGCGGTCTTCGCTACCATCCAGGCGTTTCGACCGAGGAGTCGACTGCACTCGCGATGCTGATGACGTGGAAGTGTGCAGTGATGGACCTCCCGTTCGGCGGGGCGAAAGGCGGCGTCGTCGTCGATCCGCAGACGCTCAGCGAGGACGAAAGAGAGCGGTTGACACGTCGATTCGCCGAGGAGCTTCGGGATTTCGTCGGACCGACGACAGACATTCCTGCGCCCGACCTGGGAACTGACGACCAGACGATGGCGTGGTTCATGGACGCCTATTCGATGCAGCAGGGAGAGACGGTTCCCGGGGTCGTTACCGGCAAACCGACCGTTATCGGCGGGAGCCACGGTCGGGAAGCGGCACCGGGACGCGGCGTTGCCGTCGTCGCTCGAGAGACGCTCGATTACTACGACGTTCCGGTCGAAGAGACCACCGTTGCGATCCAGGGATACGGATCAGTCGGGGCGAACGCGGCGCGCCGGCTCGACGAATGGGGTGCGAACGTCGTCGCCGTCAGCGACGTTACTGGCGGTATCTACGACCCGACCGGGTTGGATACGTTCGATGTTCCGTCGCACGACGAGAACCCGAGGGGCGTCTCCGAGTACGACGCGCCGCAGCGCATTTCCAACGAAGAACTGCTCACGCTTGACGTCGACCTTCTGATCCCCGCTGCCGTCGGTGACGTCTTGACGGCTGATAACGCCGATGACGTCCGCGCCGAGCTCGTCGTCGAAGGCGCTAACGGACCGACGACGCCGGCCGCAGATGAAATCTTCGAGAAACGGAACGTTCCCGTGATTCCCGACATACTCGCCAACGCGGGCGGCGTTACCGTCAGCTACTTCGAGTGGCTCCAGGACATCAATCGGCGGCAGTGGTCCCCCGACGAGGTCCAGTCCGAACTCGATTCCGAGATGGTCGACGCGTGGAACAGCGTCCGTGCGACCGTAGCGGAGCGAGACGTCCGCTGGCGAACCGCCGCCTACATCGTCGCACTGTCACGAATCGGTGAAGCTTTAACTGCTAGAGGGCTTTGGCCATGA
- a CDS encoding IclR family transcriptional regulator, with amino-acid sequence MTDSSNAEPRRIKSLQRGCEIIEVVQELDGASLQEIESHVDLSRGTIHTYLSTLVDCRLLVRNDNVYQLGYRFITMGEYVRNTTDIYTAGQQEVDKLAEASGEYVHLVIEDDGREVAIYERRGQQAVGTDYHHKMRETPQYLHDSASGKAVLAHLPEERIENIIDRQGLERQTKNTIVDREQLWDELEEVKKCGYAINDEEEIRGLRAVGAPIIDSDESVVGAVSLTAPTSRLKGDRFESEIPELVMETANLIEVNLETMTFDRTV; translated from the coding sequence ATGACCGACTCGTCGAACGCGGAACCGCGCCGTATCAAGTCTCTGCAGCGGGGCTGCGAGATTATCGAGGTAGTTCAAGAACTGGACGGTGCATCGCTACAAGAGATCGAGAGCCACGTCGATCTCTCGCGAGGCACTATTCACACGTATCTGAGTACGCTCGTCGATTGCCGCCTCCTCGTGCGGAACGATAACGTCTATCAGCTCGGGTACCGGTTTATTACGATGGGAGAATACGTCCGGAATACGACCGATATCTACACTGCCGGACAACAGGAAGTGGACAAACTCGCGGAAGCGTCGGGAGAATACGTCCATCTCGTTATCGAAGACGACGGGAGAGAGGTGGCGATATACGAACGTCGGGGCCAACAGGCAGTCGGCACCGATTACCACCATAAAATGCGGGAGACGCCTCAGTACCTCCACGATAGCGCGTCCGGGAAGGCAGTGCTCGCCCATCTGCCCGAGGAGCGGATCGAAAACATAATCGACAGACAAGGGCTCGAACGCCAAACGAAGAACACTATCGTCGATCGCGAGCAACTGTGGGACGAACTCGAGGAGGTAAAGAAGTGCGGGTACGCGATAAACGATGAGGAAGAGATTCGCGGACTCCGGGCGGTCGGCGCTCCTATCATCGATAGCGACGAGTCGGTCGTCGGTGCCGTCAGCCTCACTGCACCGACGAGCAGGTTGAAAGGCGACCGGTTTGAGTCCGAAATCCCCGAACTCGTCATGGAAACGGCGAACCTCATCGAAGTGAATCTGGAGACGATGACGTTCGATCGAACCGTATGA
- a CDS encoding radical SAM protein: protein MSTDAPVTTPNYRDLPDEEFEDRITDLWERYADCDLCAYECSVDRTAGQEGTCRVDDTAYVSTHFPHFGEEDCLKGHNGSGTIFLANCNMKCVFCQNFETSHEAEGDPATSEEIAEMALELESRGCHNINFVSPTHHSPHLVEAIKIAKERGLDLPIVWNCGGYERAAILERLEGIVDIYMPDVKWSDDAAAAKYSKAPNYWENVTESLREMHRQVGDLELDDTGLATGGLLVRHLVMPNHVENAERVLEFIAEEVSPETFVDIMAQYRPHYKADGEEFYEEIGRSITGDEYEAVIDHARDVGLERLYLDRSMLENRPGLLDRLARR, encoded by the coding sequence ATGAGTACCGATGCCCCGGTAACGACGCCTAACTACCGCGACCTCCCGGACGAGGAGTTCGAGGACCGCATTACCGACCTGTGGGAGCGGTACGCCGACTGCGATCTCTGCGCCTACGAGTGCTCCGTCGATCGGACCGCCGGTCAGGAGGGAACCTGCCGGGTCGACGACACCGCGTACGTCTCAACGCACTTCCCTCATTTCGGCGAGGAGGACTGTCTAAAGGGCCACAACGGGAGCGGAACGATCTTCCTCGCGAACTGTAACATGAAGTGCGTCTTCTGCCAGAACTTCGAGACCAGCCACGAGGCCGAGGGCGATCCCGCGACGTCAGAGGAAATCGCCGAGATGGCCCTCGAACTCGAGTCCCGCGGCTGCCACAACATCAATTTCGTCTCGCCGACCCACCACTCGCCGCATCTGGTCGAAGCCATCAAGATCGCGAAAGAGCGGGGACTGGACCTGCCGATCGTCTGGAACTGCGGCGGCTACGAGCGCGCGGCGATCCTCGAGCGACTCGAGGGGATCGTCGACATCTACATGCCCGACGTGAAGTGGTCGGACGACGCGGCCGCGGCGAAATACTCGAAGGCACCGAACTACTGGGAAAACGTCACCGAGTCGCTACGGGAGATGCACCGACAGGTCGGCGATCTGGAACTCGACGACACCGGCCTCGCGACGGGCGGGCTGCTCGTTCGTCACCTCGTGATGCCCAACCACGTCGAAAACGCCGAGCGCGTGCTGGAGTTCATCGCCGAGGAGGTCTCCCCGGAGACGTTCGTCGATATCATGGCTCAGTATCGCCCTCACTACAAGGCCGACGGGGAGGAATTCTACGAGGAGATCGGCCGGTCGATCACCGGAGACGAGTACGAGGCCGTGATCGACCACGCCCGCGACGTCGGCCTCGAGCGACTCTACCTCGACCGGTCGATGCTCGAGAACCGGCCCGGCCTCCTCGATCGCCTGGCTCGACGCTGA
- a CDS encoding DICT sensory domain-containing protein: MTLSDYFDRLEAPARTVTIYAPQPRPAIADRIETETGVDTVDYRSLPAAATTKEGFLVVREVAEKTSDEPASAEDGEFVAAIGLEAAREFLEPPIVAPWAETDDGAYRRVIEVFEATVWQALDRRQLLAISREIEARAWRVGSGTLRVSFQRAAALEAMAPVYVRLAGESTLDVHAYVADEWDRPSIPGVTVHADAGPEIGTFWVLAFDGGGDELRTGGLIARERADETFEGYWTDDATLVAELEDALRDSVD; this comes from the coding sequence ATGACGCTCTCCGACTACTTTGACCGACTCGAGGCGCCCGCGCGAACGGTTACCATCTACGCACCCCAGCCTCGCCCCGCGATCGCCGACCGGATCGAGACAGAAACGGGAGTCGACACCGTCGACTACCGCTCGCTGCCGGCTGCAGCCACGACCAAAGAGGGGTTTCTCGTCGTCCGCGAAGTCGCCGAGAAAACGAGCGATGAACCCGCGAGCGCCGAAGACGGCGAGTTCGTCGCCGCGATCGGCCTCGAGGCCGCTCGGGAGTTTCTCGAGCCGCCGATCGTCGCCCCCTGGGCCGAGACGGACGACGGTGCTTATCGCCGCGTGATCGAGGTCTTCGAGGCGACGGTCTGGCAGGCGCTCGATCGGCGACAGCTGCTCGCGATCAGCCGCGAGATCGAGGCCCGCGCCTGGCGCGTCGGCAGCGGCACCCTGCGGGTCAGCTTCCAGCGAGCGGCCGCCCTCGAGGCGATGGCACCGGTGTATGTTCGCCTCGCCGGCGAGTCGACGCTGGACGTCCACGCCTACGTTGCCGACGAGTGGGATCGGCCGTCGATCCCCGGCGTGACGGTCCACGCCGACGCCGGCCCGGAGATCGGGACGTTCTGGGTACTCGCTTTCGACGGCGGCGGCGACGAACTCCGGACCGGCGGCCTGATCGCCCGGGAACGAGCGGACGAAACGTTCGAAGGGTACTGGACCGACGACGCGACCCTCGTCGCGGAGCTAGAGGACGCGCTCCGGGACAGCGTGGACTGA
- a CDS encoding DUF7344 domain-containing protein produces the protein MDPEQSPAEPTASPDLLDDAFLALRERDRRLVLYFLLEHETASLSELADVVTAWSHADDSRVIEPRCRNQWYLQLRQVHIPKLVDADIVTHDEETGRVSLASCPEPIRELAARACAAEAGP, from the coding sequence ATGGATCCCGAACAGTCGCCGGCCGAGCCGACCGCGAGTCCGGATCTGCTCGACGACGCCTTTCTGGCGCTTCGCGAGCGGGATCGCCGACTCGTCCTCTACTTTCTGCTCGAGCATGAGACGGCGTCGCTGTCGGAGCTTGCCGACGTGGTCACCGCCTGGAGCCACGCGGACGACAGTCGGGTCATCGAGCCTCGGTGTCGGAACCAGTGGTATCTACAGCTGCGGCAGGTTCACATCCCGAAGCTGGTCGACGCCGACATCGTGACTCACGACGAGGAAACCGGTCGAGTCTCCCTCGCGTCCTGTCCCGAGCCGATCCGGGAGCTGGCGGCGCGAGCCTGCGCGGCGGAGGCCGGTCCGTGA
- a CDS encoding GNAT family N-acetyltransferase gives MEYDLLGWPPDGPKLRLDYERFSYAGKFVMTNTGKAVARTDDEIVAAVAFNEDRTDASTLWLRYVTVARDRRGEGIGPELLARVRDRSLERGYDRLRIAVNNPFAYEALYRTGFAYTGETTGIAELLLEHPAPVGASDGDARARYQAGLDEFRDRDLSEAEEQFLESREGRRPPDFETEGET, from the coding sequence GTGGAGTACGACCTCTTGGGCTGGCCGCCCGACGGCCCCAAGCTCCGGCTCGACTACGAGCGGTTCAGCTACGCCGGCAAGTTCGTCATGACCAACACGGGGAAGGCGGTGGCCCGAACCGACGACGAGATCGTCGCCGCCGTCGCGTTCAACGAGGACCGCACCGACGCGTCGACGCTGTGGCTGCGCTACGTGACCGTCGCCCGCGATCGGCGCGGCGAGGGGATCGGTCCCGAACTGCTCGCACGCGTCCGCGACCGCTCCCTCGAGCGGGGCTACGACCGGCTCCGGATCGCCGTCAACAACCCCTTCGCCTACGAGGCGCTGTACCGAACGGGCTTCGCCTACACCGGGGAGACGACCGGGATCGCCGAACTGCTTCTCGAGCATCCGGCGCCGGTCGGCGCTTCGGACGGCGACGCTCGAGCCCGGTATCAGGCCGGCCTCGACGAGTTTCGCGACCGCGATCTCTCCGAGGCGGAGGAACAGTTCCTCGAGTCACGGGAGGGGAGGAGACCGCCAGACTTCGAGACCGAGGGTGAGACGTAG